CATAGCCGATCTGTGCGGCATCGTAGCCGTCATTCGCCAGCGTCTTGAGCTGGGTGATAACGCATGGGCCAGCCTTGAGCACTGTCACCGGATGAACGTCTCCGCGCTCATCGAAGATCTGCGTCATGCCGACTTTTTTTCCGAGAATTCCTGTTACTGACATTTGAGTTTCCTTTCCTCATCATGCCCGGATCATCCAGGCACTGCCGGGTTAGTGCTACTTCTGAACGGTCTTGATCTCGACGTCGACACCAGCAGGAAGATCGAGCTTCATCAGCGCATCTACCGTCTGCTGCGTCGGCTCGAGGATGTCGATGAGCCGCTTGTGGGTACGAATCTCGAAGGCCTCGCGCGACTTCTTGTCGACGTGGGGCGAACGCAGAACGCAATACTTGTTCTTCATGGTCGGCAGCGGAATGGGACCCGCAACCTGAGCGCCGGTGCGCTTGGCCGTCTCGACGATCTCTCCGGTGGAGGTGTCAAGTACGCGGTAGTCATACGCCTTCAACCGAATTCTGATTCTCTGTCCAGCCATTGTTCTTCTCTCTTCCGTTACTCAAAGATCGTTTGGAGTAGTTGCCGGCCATGAACTTCTACACGAACCGGCAA
This region of Edaphobacter dinghuensis genomic DNA includes:
- the rpsJ gene encoding 30S ribosomal protein S10, translating into MAGQRIRIRLKAYDYRVLDTSTGEIVETAKRTGAQVAGPIPLPTMKNKYCVLRSPHVDKKSREAFEIRTHKRLIDILEPTQQTVDALMKLDLPAGVDVEIKTVQK